The Oligoflexia bacterium genomic interval TACAAATCAAACCGGAAGTTTTATAATGATTGCAGAAGGTATCGGAAAAGACACTTTGCTTTCGCAAATTGTTAAAATGGTAAATGAAGCCCAACGAAGTAGAGCTCCCATTCAAAAACTTGCTGATCAAGTTTCAGCATGGTTTGTTCCAGCAGTTGTCATCATTGCGATAATTACAGCTATTACTTGGGCGGTGTTTGGCCCATCACCTGCGTATATTTATGCGTTAGTGAACAGTGTTGCTGTGCTTATTATTGCTTGTCCGTGTGCACTCGGGCTTGCAACGCCGATGTCAATTATGGTGGGTGTTGGTCGGGGCGCTCAAATAGGTGTTCTTGTGCGAGATGCAGAAGCGCTTGAGGTTTTAGAAAAAATCAATACATTAGTATTTGATAAAACAGGCACCTTAACCGAGGGAAAACCTAAACTCATTACTGTAAAAGCATTTCAAGGTTTCACCGAATTAGAAGTTCTAAAATTTGCAGCGAGTCTTGAAAAGGGAAGTGAACATCCTCTGGCAACTGCTATTTTAAACGGCGCAAAAGAGCGTGGTGTAAATCAATTGCCTGTAGTTCACAACTTTCAATCAATCACAGGTCAAGGAATTACAGGTGAATTAGACGGCAAACGTGGAGCTCTTGGAAATCAACGCCTGTTAGAATCTCAGAGCGTTGAAATGAAAAACTATAATGAATCAAGTTCACAACTTAGAGCAGAAGGCCAAACAGTTTTATATTTATCAATTGATGGAAAACCTGCGGGTTTACTTGGTGTCGCAGATCCAATTAAAGTACACACACCAGAAGCGATTAAGCTGCTTAAAGAAAAAGGATTAAAACTGGTAATGTTGACCGGTGATAATAAAGAAACAGCTCAAGTTGTTGCAAAAAAATTAGGAATTACTGAAGTCTATGCAGATGTTTTGCCTGATCAAAAAATAGAAATTATTAAAAAACTCCAGGCCGAAGGTCGAAAAGTAGCAATGGCCGGCGACGGTGTGAACGATGCTCCAGCACTTGCATTAGCAGATGTAGGTATTGCTATGGGTTCAGGCACAGATGTAGCAATGCAAAGTGCAGGAATCACTCTAGTGAAGGGTGATCTTCGTGGTATTGCTCGAGCAATTAATTTAAGTCATGAGACTATTAAAAATATTAGGCAAAATCTTTTTTTCGCCTTTGTATACAATGCTCTGGGTGTGCCTCTCGCAGCTGGCGTGCTTTATCCAGTATTTGGTTTATTGCTTAGTCCAATGGTCGCGAGTGCAGCGATGAGTTTAAGTTCTGTATCTGTTATCGGGAATGCATTACGCCTAAAAAAAGTAAGGCTTTAAATGGTCAATCATCTGACTAAAAGTTAGACAGTTTAAGAGCTATATAATTAGATTTTTTAGACTTTTACTGAATTCATAAAAATGGTATTCTTATAAAGTAGATTTGGTATTTTGCCAAAGCAGTCCGTCATCTGGAATAAATAAATATTGAAGGATATTCAATGTCGAGTAAACGGGCGAGCTCATGGGTTTTATTTTTTGCATTTGCTATTA includes:
- a CDS encoding heavy metal translocating P-type ATPase, coding for MKNQKTEKDLVCDMDVDPNDCAGSTEHKGKLFYFCSSHCLAKFKTDPAKFLMKSKLNLNQSANQSANPKTLPNTSLVVYTCPMHPNIQSVGPSSCPICGMALEPLEVTSSDDTPNPELVDFTYRLKWSIGFSIPLLILAMSEMLSGNPFHTWIPGNEMNWVQLFLSAPVVLWAGYPLFHRGWYSIKTKNLNMFTLITLGTGVAFAYSLLATFAPGIFPVDFIEHGGRIGVYFEAAAAIVTLVLLGQVLELRARGQTSSALKALLKLAPNTARRINADGTELDVDLGEVQLGNKLRVRPGEQIPVDGAVLSGKSSVDEAMLTGEPIPVEKYEGEKVTAGTTNQTGSFIMIAEGIGKDTLLSQIVKMVNEAQRSRAPIQKLADQVSAWFVPAVVIIAIITAITWAVFGPSPAYIYALVNSVAVLIIACPCALGLATPMSIMVGVGRGAQIGVLVRDAEALEVLEKINTLVFDKTGTLTEGKPKLITVKAFQGFTELEVLKFAASLEKGSEHPLATAILNGAKERGVNQLPVVHNFQSITGQGITGELDGKRGALGNQRLLESQSVEMKNYNESSSQLRAEGQTVLYLSIDGKPAGLLGVADPIKVHTPEAIKLLKEKGLKLVMLTGDNKETAQVVAKKLGITEVYADVLPDQKIEIIKKLQAEGRKVAMAGDGVNDAPALALADVGIAMGSGTDVAMQSAGITLVKGDLRGIARAINLSHETIKNIRQNLFFAFVYNALGVPLAAGVLYPVFGLLLSPMVASAAMSLSSVSVIGNALRLKKVRL